A region of the Cumulibacter soli genome:
AGCGCGCCAGTCCTCCAGCATCTTGAAGAACGGCACCGGTCCGGCGCCGTACCGACCGTCGCCCAGACCACTGAACCGTGACGGCTGACCTTCGTTGTTGTAGTACCCAGGAGTGCACTCGCGATAAAAGTCCTCGGCCATCGTGGCCTTGTCGATGATCTCCTGACACCACCACTGCTCGGCCTGCTCGCTGACATCGACGACTTGCTCGCCCCGCGCACGCGCCTCGGTGACGATGTACCGCAGGTGATTTACCTGCTCGCTGAGCGCGTGCGGAACGTTGACGGTCGAGGCGGTGTGCACCAACCCAAGGAAGAACATGTTCGGAAAGCCCCGCGACTGTAGGCCGTGATAAGTCTTCGCGCCGTCCGCCCATTTCGCGGAGAGCGTGATCCCGCCTCGACCCGTCACGTCGTAACCGGAGCGGCGGGTGTAACCGGTACCGACCTCGAACCCCGTCGCGAAGATGAGGCAGTCCACGGGGTACTCGACACCGTCCACGACGACGCCCTGCCCGGTGAGTCGCTCAACCCCCTTGCCGTCAGTGTCGATCAAGTGCACATTCGAGCGGTTGTAGGTGTCGAGGTACTCATCGTGGAAACACGGTCGCTTACAGAACTGGCGGTACCACGGCTTAAGCGCCTGCGCCGTGGCAGGATCTCGCACGACGTCATCCACTCGGGAGCGGATTCCCTCCATCTTGCGGAAATCGGAAACTTCCATCAGGTGTTGCTTCTCGACGGGAGTGAGGCGGCGCCCCAAACGCTCCGAGGCGCGCTTCGCCGCAATGCCAGTCAGCCCGCGGAAGATCTCGGTCCACCCATCGCCGACCAGGTCGACCTCTTCACGACCGCCGGTCACCAAAGAATTGAAGTTCCGCATCCGCTCGCGCTGCCAGCCAGGTGGCAGAGAGTTCCACCATTCGGTGTCTGTTTCCCTGTTGCCGCGGACATCGACCGAGGACGGCGTCCGCTGGAACACGAACAGTTCCTTCGCCCAGGCGCCAAGGTGCGGCACGCACTGGATCGCCGTTGCGCCGGTACCGATAATCCCGACGCGTTTGTCGCGTAGACCGGTGAGGTTTCCGCTGGAGTCGCCGCCGGTGTAGCTGTAGTCCCACCGACTGGTATGGAAGGTATATCCCTGGAAATCGTTGATACCGGGGATCCCGGGTAACTTTGGACGATTCAGCGGGCCGGTCGCCATTACGACGTACTGGGCGCGCATCTCGTCGTCGCGGTCAGTACGAATTCTCCAGCGAGATATTTCCTCGTCCCAGACGATATCGGTGACGCCGGTCTGGAACGTGGCGTCGTCGTACAGCGCGAAGTGCCTGGCGATATTACGAGAGTGTTCGAGGATCTCGGGCGCGAAGGAGTACTTGTGCTTCGGGGTGTAACCGAGTTCCTCCAGCAGCGGCAGATAGATGTAGGACTCCACATCACACATCGCACCCGGGTAGCGGTTCCAGTACCAGGTACCGCCGACGTCCCCGCCCTTCTCGATGAGCCGAATCTTGCCGAATCCGGCCTCACGTAGTCGGGCGCCAGCCAACAGCCCACCGAATCCGGCACCGATGATCGCGACCTCGACCTCGTCGGTGAGCGGGGCACGGCTGAACCCGGGATCGACGTACGGATCATCGACATAATTCGAGAACTCGGCTTTGACCTCAACATACTGTTCGTTGCCGTCTTCGCGCAGACGCTTGTCCCGTTCATGGCGGTACCGTTCACGAAGCGCATCCGGATCGAAGGGGATATCGCCAAGCATGGTCTTGATGGCGTCGATGCTGTCGTTAATCGTCGTGTCGTTAACGGCCCTGTCGTTCATGGTCATCGTGCGTTCCCTTCGGTAATCACGCATGCATCCGCGACGCGGCTCGTTGCCCCGCAGGCCGCTGCGCTCGCTCGTCGTACCCGAGATGGCGCAGGACGGTCCGCTGGTAATGGTCGACAATCTGCTCAAATGACAGCGCGCCAGCTGGGTCGTGCCACTCGCGTACGCCGTTGAGCATGTCGAGAATCGCGATCGTCGCTAGTCGCGGGTTGGCCACGTCGAATACGCCGCAGCGCACGCCGTCACCGATTGCGCCATGAAAGGCACTGCGGTACTCACCAGTCAGCGCGGATAGCGCCTGGCGCTGTTCGTCACCGAGTTCGTAATGCACCGGCGCGCCGACGACGAGTTTGAGGCGATCGCGCTCACTGATCCACAAATGCAGTCGCACAGCGTCGGTGATCCGCTCCTGCGGTGCTATCGAAGCGTCGGTCAGGATCGGGATGATTTCGCCCGCGAAACTGCGCATGAAGTCGGTGAGGATGGCGTAGAGGATCTGCTGCTTGTTCGCGAAATGGTGATACATCGTGGACGACGAGATACCTGCCGCATCCGCGAGATCACGGATCGAAGTGGCACGGAAGCCGCGTTCGCTGTACAGCCGAGCGCCGGCATCAAGGATCGCCTGACGGACCGTCGGTCCTTCATCGAGTGATCGTTTGCGGGCCATGCGTGGCCGTCCTGTCGTGGGGCGAGCGGTCGTCGGGTGAGCGGTGATGGACAAGGATTGGCGTGCGATCCATCTGTGTCGATCGTTCGATCGGCACCCCTGACGGTAAACGGCCGTTCGCGGGCGGTCAACAGCGTGCGCCACGTAGCAGCGGTCGTGTTGACGGTCTTCGCGGGACCGACTTATGGTGTCATCTGATCTTGTGTCGATTGTTCGATCGACACTGTCATCGATCGGCACGACAGCCGCGCTCGTGCTCGCGGCCCGAATCGTCGTCCGTCCATCCGTCGGCCATACGGTCGGCACTCGAGGAAGTAGGTCAACCGCATGCCGGTACTCCGCGACCATGCCGAGATCCGTGAGGCGCTCACTGCGCCAGGTTCCGCATTCGAGATGGAAGAGGTCGAGGTCCGCGGGACACGTGTACGCGCCTGGCGCAACGCTCCGCCATCGCTGCGAGCGATGCTGGAATCGACCTTGGATTCGGCCGATCGCGATTTTCAGGTGTTCAACGACGAACGAATGTCGTACGGCGAGCATTTTCGCAAGGCCGCGGGATTGGCGCGAGTTCTGCGGGACGACTACGACATCCAGAAGGGCGACCGCGTCGCGATCACGATGCGGAACTTGCCGGAATGGTCGGTGGCGTTCTTCGCAGCGGCGAGCCTCGGAGCGATCGTCGTGCCGCTGAATGCATGGTGGACGGCGCCGGAGTTGAAGTTCGCTATCGATGACAGTTCCCCGAAGGCGCACATTGTCGACACCGAGCGTCTGGTGCGTCTTGAGGAGGTATTCGCCGAGCTCGGCACTGTACCGCTGGTAGCCCGCCCGAGCGAGCAGGTGTCGATTCCGATCCGCGATCTCGCCTCGATCGGTGAGGCGACCGAGTTGCCACCTGCGGAGATCGCACCCGACGATATGGCGACGATTTTCTACACATCCGGCACGACCGGCCGCCCGAAGGGCGCGTTCGGTAGCAACCGAAACATCTGCGGGAATGTGATCAGCGTGGGCTACTCCGCGGCGCGTGCGGCGCTGCGGGACGGCAAGACGCTGGAAGATCTCGCGGCACCGAAGCCGCCAATGGTTTCGTTGGTATGCGTCCCGCTCTTCCACGGCACGGGCTGCCACTCGGTTTTGCTCGGAGCGATGCAAGGCCGCGCAACGCTGGTCCTGATGCATAAGTGGGATCCCGCGGTCGCATTGGACCTCATCGAACGCGAACGGGTCACCGCGATGACCGGCGTACCGACGATGGTGCTGCAGCTGTTGTCGCAGCCGGACGTCGAAAGCCGCGACTTGTCGAGCCTGACCACGGTCGGCACCGGCGGTGCTTCGGCGCCGCATGGTCTGGCCGGACGCGCTCATGCTCTGCTGCCCGGCAGCGACATCGGCAACGGATATGGGCTGACGGAGACCTCTTCGATGACCACGGGCACCCGCGGCAGCGACTACGCGGCGAAGCCGTACAGCGTCGGTCAAGCGGTCGCGATCTGCGAAGTGAAGTGCGTCGATCCAGCCACCGAGGAGGAGGTCCCGGCCGACGAGATCGGCGAACTGTGGATCCGAGGCGCGAACGTCGTGCACGGGTACTGGAACCGCCCGGAAGCGACAGCTGCCGCGATCACCGACGGGTGGCTGCACACCGGCGACCTCGCGCGTATTGACGAGGAGGGATTCATTTCCATCGTCGACCGCGCGAAAGACATGCTGATTCGTGGCGGCGAGAACGTCTACTGCGCGGAGGTCGAGACAGTTATTCATGACCATCCCGAGGTCGACGATTGCGCTGTCATCGGCGTACCGCACGAGACTCTGGGCGAGGAGGTGGGCGCGGTCATCCAGCGTTCACCAGGCTCGTCGCTGACTAGCTCGGAACTCCAGACGTTCCTGTCCGAGCGGATGGCAAAGTTCAAAGTACCCACGCATATCTGGATGCGCGAGGACGAGTTGCCGCGCAACGCTGGCGGCAAGATCCTTAAGGCCGATCTGCGCCGAGAGTTCGTTCCCCAGCCCTCGGCGTAGCCCGAGACAACGGCGTCGAGCGGGCGCGGCGCCCCGCGAGGCAACATCACGCCACCGCTTCTGCCGCTGTCGCTGTCGCTGTCGCAGGACGCGCTACTTCGACGTTATAGCTCGCGAGTAGTTCGGCAAGTTCCTGATGAAAAGCATCCCGATCAGGGGGATCGTCGATGTGAGCGGCAAGGAACGCTATCAGGTCATCGGCGGGGTCGAGTTGTTCGTCGCTCCTCGCCACCGCCTCCCGCGCTGCGCACGCGCGCCTCGCGATGTCATCAAGCTGTTCCTGGTCTGGTAACTGGATCCGCGCGTTGAGAATCGGCCTTCGGTCAGGATCGATCCGTGGCGGCGGCGTCCACCACGGAAGCCCGTCAAGCATGTCGATTCGCCATCCCGACGAATCGAGTTCTCGGTGGTGCCGCCCGCACACCAGCGTCATGTTGCCGATGTCCGTGTCTCCGCCCCGCCACCATTCGACGACGTGGTGTCTCTGGCACCAATCAGGCGGCGCATCACATCCGGGGTGCGAACATCCTCCGTCGCGGGCAATCATCGCGAGCGTCTGACCTTCGCTAGCAACCCGCCGCGATCGCCCGTACCCGATGATCCCCCGCGACTCGCTCATCCAGGTCGGGATCAGCATCGCTTCTCCTGCGAGTCGCTTGAGGTCGTCGAGCGTGATGCGGTCACCGCCGGCAACCCGTCCGACGTAGCAGGAGCCGGACACCCTCGCGTTGGGCGAACCGATTACGGAGTCGCTGCCCGTTTCGTCGCCCGGTACAAGCGCGGTCAGCCCGAGTTCCCGCATGATGCGGTCGGCATCAATAACGAGATGGACAGTCGCTGATGTACCCCCACTCGCGGGCACGCCCGATAGATCAAGGAGTCGCTGCATCGCGTCCTCGAACGCGTCATGTTGGCGCTGCGGGGCGCTTCGCTCGTCCGGCGTACCGTCGTCCGCGGGACGAGGCGCGCCGAGGGGACCGAGCACCGCGTCAA
Encoded here:
- a CDS encoding class I adenylate-forming enzyme family protein gives rise to the protein MPVLRDHAEIREALTAPGSAFEMEEVEVRGTRVRAWRNAPPSLRAMLESTLDSADRDFQVFNDERMSYGEHFRKAAGLARVLRDDYDIQKGDRVAITMRNLPEWSVAFFAAASLGAIVVPLNAWWTAPELKFAIDDSSPKAHIVDTERLVRLEEVFAELGTVPLVARPSEQVSIPIRDLASIGEATELPPAEIAPDDMATIFYTSGTTGRPKGAFGSNRNICGNVISVGYSAARAALRDGKTLEDLAAPKPPMVSLVCVPLFHGTGCHSVLLGAMQGRATLVLMHKWDPAVALDLIERERVTAMTGVPTMVLQLLSQPDVESRDLSSLTTVGTGGASAPHGLAGRAHALLPGSDIGNGYGLTETSSMTTGTRGSDYAAKPYSVGQAVAICEVKCVDPATEEEVPADEIGELWIRGANVVHGYWNRPEATAAAITDGWLHTGDLARIDEEGFISIVDRAKDMLIRGGENVYCAEVETVIHDHPEVDDCAVIGVPHETLGEEVGAVIQRSPGSSLTSSELQTFLSERMAKFKVPTHIWMREDELPRNAGGKILKADLRREFVPQPSA
- a CDS encoding flavin-containing monooxygenase, with amino-acid sequence MTMNDRAVNDTTINDSIDAIKTMLGDIPFDPDALRERYRHERDKRLREDGNEQYVEVKAEFSNYVDDPYVDPGFSRAPLTDEVEVAIIGAGFGGLLAGARLREAGFGKIRLIEKGGDVGGTWYWNRYPGAMCDVESYIYLPLLEELGYTPKHKYSFAPEILEHSRNIARHFALYDDATFQTGVTDIVWDEEISRWRIRTDRDDEMRAQYVVMATGPLNRPKLPGIPGINDFQGYTFHTSRWDYSYTGGDSSGNLTGLRDKRVGIIGTGATAIQCVPHLGAWAKELFVFQRTPSSVDVRGNRETDTEWWNSLPPGWQRERMRNFNSLVTGGREEVDLVGDGWTEIFRGLTGIAAKRASERLGRRLTPVEKQHLMEVSDFRKMEGIRSRVDDVVRDPATAQALKPWYRQFCKRPCFHDEYLDTYNRSNVHLIDTDGKGVERLTGQGVVVDGVEYPVDCLIFATGFEVGTGYTRRSGYDVTGRGGITLSAKWADGAKTYHGLQSRGFPNMFFLGLVHTASTVNVPHALSEQVNHLRYIVTEARARGEQVVDVSEQAEQWWCQEIIDKATMAEDFYRECTPGYYNNEGQPSRFSGLGDGRYGAGPVPFFKMLEDWRARGDLPGLELS
- a CDS encoding TetR/AcrR family transcriptional regulator, producing the protein MARKRSLDEGPTVRQAILDAGARLYSERGFRATSIRDLADAAGISSSTMYHHFANKQQILYAILTDFMRSFAGEIIPILTDASIAPQERITDAVRLHLWISERDRLKLVVGAPVHYELGDEQRQALSALTGEYRSAFHGAIGDGVRCGVFDVANPRLATIAILDMLNGVREWHDPAGALSFEQIVDHYQRTVLRHLGYDERAQRPAGQRAASRMHA
- a CDS encoding HNH endonuclease signature motif containing protein, which produces MSDTDPLRFVPADTRDVARQNPMEGPRLIAVAEEFSRELSDAFGQLSNGLNALIDIGERGDFAALGPECLLAIAREFEAHRARSVLFDSRVIEAAETEGLAEYAGQKRASIARVLATELKISSREASARARRAKQLLPRNGFSEGEMPPALPALAEAAREGSVTLDNIDETGAAMRRLETIPDIDPSLREQAEQILIAQSASVGPADVRKVGEGINQILVPDGQGPDPEIAKARRGLRVGTRRYDGLYPISGYLTASAKAKLDAVLGPLGAPRPADDGTPDERSAPQRQHDAFEDAMQRLLDLSGVPASGGTSATVHLVIDADRIMRELGLTALVPGDETGSDSVIGSPNARVSGSCYVGRVAGGDRITLDDLKRLAGEAMLIPTWMSESRGIIGYGRSRRVASEGQTLAMIARDGGCSHPGCDAPPDWCQRHHVVEWWRGGDTDIGNMTLVCGRHHRELDSSGWRIDMLDGLPWWTPPPRIDPDRRPILNARIQLPDQEQLDDIARRACAAREAVARSDEQLDPADDLIAFLAAHIDDPPDRDAFHQELAELLASYNVEVARPATATATAAEAVA